In Cydia fagiglandana chromosome 9, ilCydFagi1.1, whole genome shotgun sequence, a single window of DNA contains:
- the LOC134667767 gene encoding uncharacterized protein LOC134667767, giving the protein MITRSRTIAATTSARPPPPPASSTSSSTSSSGDEFATAPDTDGSSEESGPPPPPPRPPARRGRPPLPARLGPAGHPAPPTAPATGGIVRRMKWTRNMNENVMRAYYGATEGGTQLSAYRSRILPLFQALEPTITVSEQRLSDQVRVIQRLKRLDDATLDRLRQEALSARADPTSVRDLPATSPDPVPAPDLAPGAPRVDFSTDEGDFASQNVSTSANEQLRRTLEEAITQYRATTTSRPRLPRLPMNRRNLALMGALNALLEPYLRSSKDLDDTHSIMYCGAIAACRVARIKFPDAERAPRTAGGVPAWQARIERRVSSFRTLIAKLICFRGGNNRPRVMRFVNQAFAGTDIRPRDYMANVTERIHFLKQKVYAWANRIRRYRERVD; this is encoded by the coding sequence ATGATTACAAGGAGTCGAACGATAGCGGCAACAACAAGCGCACGCCCACCACCCCCGCCCGCCTCGTCCACTTCCTCGTCCACATCGTCGTCAGGCGACGAGTTCGCAACGGCGCCTGACACAGACGGGTCCAGTGAGGAGAgcgggccgccgccgccgccgccacgaCCACCTGCGCGACGAGGGCGGCCACCGCTGCCGGCACGCTTGGGGCCTGCGGGACATCCTGCCCCGCCCACGGCTCCCGCTACCGGTGGTATAGTGCGACGCATGAAATGGACTCGAAACATGAACGAGAATGTCATGCGCGCCTATTATGGGGCTACAGAGGGGGGAACACAGCTGTCCGCCTATCGTTCGAGAATACTGCCTCTGTTTCAGGCTCTTGAACCTACCATCACCGTGTCGGAGCAGCGATTATCGGACCAGGTGCGCGTCATTCAGCGGCTAAAGCGCTTGGATGACGCGACACTTGATCGGCTTCGCCAGGAGGCTCTCTCTGCTCGCGCGGACCCCACCTCGGTGCGAGATCTGCCCGCCACGTCGCCGGATCCGGTGCCCGCACCCGACCTGGCACCGGGGGCGCCACGGGTTGATTTCAGTACCGACGAGGGGGACTTCGCGAGTCAGAATGTGAGTACAAGTGCTAATGAGCAACTGAGGAGGACTTTGGAAGAGGCGATTACGCAGTATCGCGCCACAACAACCTCTAGGCCCCGATTACCACGTTTGCCTATGAATAGACGCAATCTAGCGCTAATGGGAGCCCTAAACGCTTTACTAGAGCCATATTTACGGAGTAGTAAAGATTTAGATGATACGCACTCGATCATGTACTGCGGAGCCATCGCGGCGTGCCGTGTTGCTCGCATCAAGTTTCCGGACGCTGAACGTGCACCTAGGACCGCCGGAGGTGTCCCTGCATGGCAAGCTCGGATCGAGCGACGTGTCAGCTCGTTTAGGACTCTCATCGCAAAGCTGATCTGCTTCAGGGGGGGCAACAATCGCCCCCGAGTAATGCGCTTTGTGAACCAGGCGTTCGCGGGGACGGATATCAGGCCCCGCGACTACATGGCCAATGTCACAGAGCGCATCCACTTTCTAAAGCAGAAAGTTTATGCATGGGCAAACCGTATTCGCCGCTACAGAGAGCGTGTGGATTGA